One genomic segment of Nitrosopumilus sp. b3 includes these proteins:
- a CDS encoding tRNA (cytidine(56)-2'-O)-methyltransferase, translating into MVIEVVRIGQRLVRDDRVTTHVALVSRAFGAERIFMSEINPEIKDTIEKINGTWGGKFEIEFIDKWKSVVKKKKEEGFKVVHLSMYGQNINNAQKELQKEENLLIVVGAEKVPREIYELADYNVGVGSQPHSEISALAILLDRIQKGKQFEKDFPNAKRKIIPTKNGKNVQVKETRD; encoded by the coding sequence TTGGTTATTGAAGTGGTAAGAATCGGACAGCGATTAGTTAGAGATGATAGAGTAACAACTCATGTTGCACTTGTTTCAAGAGCATTTGGTGCAGAAAGAATTTTCATGAGTGAAATAAATCCAGAGATTAAGGATACTATAGAAAAAATCAATGGAACTTGGGGAGGAAAATTCGAAATAGAGTTTATTGACAAATGGAAATCAGTTGTTAAAAAGAAAAAGGAAGAAGGCTTCAAAGTTGTTCACCTTTCAATGTATGGTCAAAATATCAACAATGCTCAAAAGGAACTCCAAAAAGAAGAGAATTTGTTAATTGTTGTTGGGGCTGAAAAAGTTCCAAGAGAGATTTATGAATTAGCAGACTACAATGTGGGGGTTGGAAGTCAACCTCATTCAGAGATTAGTGCTTTGGCAATTCTCTTAGATCGTATTCAAAAAGGTAAACAATTTGAGAAGGACTTTCCAAATGCAAAAAGAAAGATCATACCCACGAAAAATGGTAAAAACGTGCAAGTAAAAGAAACAAGGGATTAA
- a CDS encoding acyl-CoA thioesterase, with protein sequence MSPEETQIREKSPSESHAEVIVRMFPSDANPAGNVFGGEILKHIDMVAGIVAQRHSQSNAVTVSMDSVNFLKPVFVGNVLTLNARINYVHNSSMEIEVRAEAEDIVTGIRTLTGTAFVTFVALDKNGKPTHAPKLALKTDEDRTKFEEGKLRMEKRLRNRQK encoded by the coding sequence ATGTCCCCAGAAGAAACCCAAATCCGTGAAAAAAGTCCTTCAGAATCTCATGCAGAAGTAATTGTTAGGATGTTCCCTTCTGATGCAAATCCTGCAGGAAATGTGTTTGGTGGTGAAATTTTAAAGCATATTGATATGGTTGCAGGAATTGTAGCTCAACGACATTCTCAATCAAATGCAGTAACTGTTTCTATGGATAGTGTTAATTTCCTAAAACCTGTATTTGTTGGAAATGTTTTAACATTGAATGCAAGAATTAACTATGTTCATAATTCCTCAATGGAAATTGAAGTTCGTGCAGAAGCTGAAGATATTGTAACTGGGATAAGAACACTTACTGGAACTGCATTTGTAACATTTGTGGCCCTTGACAAAAATGGAAAACCAACACATGCACCAAAATTGGCCCTCAAAACAGATGAAGACAGAACAAAATTTGAGGAAGGCAAACTTCGAATGGAAAAACGTCTAAGAAACCGTCAAAAATAA
- a CDS encoding hemerythrin domain-containing protein — protein sequence MSTASLRRDHDLIEKVIKAMESTIELLNDGKQIPESILLPVIDFSKNFTDVCHHTKEEKSLFPALEKAGMPSNMGPIAMMLIDHQRSREIGTAMEESAKVYLSSGDSTKLISDMQKYVEHVTEHLWKENNRLFMMAEARLQYVSKKVDDELNEIEKTQLTDLGKSRDHYEKLAENLSHDLSEQGS from the coding sequence ATGTCCACAGCATCATTACGACGAGATCATGATTTGATAGAAAAAGTGATCAAAGCAATGGAATCTACTATTGAATTATTAAATGATGGTAAGCAAATTCCAGAATCAATCTTGCTTCCTGTAATAGATTTTTCAAAAAACTTTACTGATGTTTGTCATCATACTAAAGAAGAAAAGTCATTGTTTCCTGCATTAGAAAAAGCTGGAATGCCTAGTAATATGGGTCCTATTGCAATGATGTTAATTGATCATCAGCGTTCACGAGAAATTGGAACTGCAATGGAGGAATCTGCTAAAGTATATCTTTCATCAGGAGATTCTACAAAACTAATCAGTGACATGCAAAAATATGTTGAACATGTAACAGAACACCTCTGGAAAGAAAATAATAGATTATTCATGATGGCAGAAGCACGTTTACAATATGTTTCCAAAAAAGTTGATGACGAACTAAATGAAATTGAAAAAACTCAACTTACTGATTTGGGAAAATCAAGAGATCATTATGAGAAATTGGCTGAAAACCTTTCACATGATTTGTCAGAACAGGGTAGTTAG
- a CDS encoding NAD-dependent succinate-semialdehyde dehydrogenase: MSQITTVNPATGENIKTFTPMDKNQVHDLVRKAKRAFPEWKKDYEKRRSYVYNLVEYLKKHKTDLAKVATSEMGKALKESIGEVEKCAWALEFYADHGDSFLSDEVLSSDARKSFLTFEPLGVIGSIMPWNFPYWQALRFAAPCLMAGNVIVMKPSRVTMQSGIEIEKAFTESGMPDGIYQTVVGSVESANNLIDSDVNAVTFTGSTNAGAKVGERAAKNLKKCVLELGGSDPFIVLDDAIIEKAAEGAVKGRFINCGQSCVASKRFFVGKNIAEEFTELFIKKASQLKVGDPMSIETDIGPISNKEGLETISGIVEDAKQKGAEILLGGSEIDGKGFFYQPTILKNIEPNMRIATEETFGPVAPITVVENESEAIKLANESEFGLGASIWTKDLAKADKMSRRIDSGIVSVNNVVISDPRIPFGGIKHSGFGRELSRYGMLEFVNLKSVRFYDNLTHHHYVE; encoded by the coding sequence TTGAGCCAAATAACTACGGTAAATCCAGCAACAGGTGAGAATATTAAGACTTTCACTCCAATGGATAAAAACCAAGTACATGATCTAGTTAGAAAAGCTAAACGAGCTTTTCCTGAATGGAAAAAAGACTATGAAAAAAGAAGGAGTTATGTTTACAACTTAGTAGAATATTTAAAGAAACACAAAACAGATCTTGCAAAAGTTGCAACATCGGAAATGGGTAAAGCCCTCAAAGAATCAATTGGCGAAGTTGAAAAATGTGCATGGGCATTAGAATTTTATGCAGATCATGGAGATAGTTTTCTATCTGATGAGGTTTTAAGCTCAGATGCAAGAAAGAGTTTTCTGACTTTTGAACCACTAGGAGTAATTGGTTCTATAATGCCTTGGAATTTTCCCTATTGGCAAGCATTACGTTTTGCAGCTCCATGTTTAATGGCAGGAAATGTTATCGTAATGAAACCATCCAGAGTAACCATGCAATCAGGAATTGAAATTGAGAAAGCATTTACTGAATCAGGAATGCCTGATGGAATATACCAAACAGTAGTAGGAAGTGTAGAATCTGCAAATAATCTAATTGATTCAGATGTAAATGCTGTTACTTTTACTGGAAGTACAAACGCTGGTGCAAAAGTTGGAGAAAGGGCTGCAAAAAATTTGAAAAAATGTGTGTTAGAATTAGGAGGAAGTGATCCTTTCATAGTATTAGATGATGCAATAATTGAAAAAGCAGCTGAAGGTGCAGTTAAAGGAAGATTCATCAATTGTGGTCAAAGTTGCGTAGCCTCAAAAAGATTTTTTGTGGGAAAAAACATTGCAGAGGAATTTACTGAATTATTTATCAAAAAAGCATCTCAACTCAAAGTAGGAGATCCTATGTCCATAGAAACTGATATTGGACCAATTTCAAACAAAGAAGGTTTAGAAACAATTTCCGGAATTGTAGAGGATGCAAAACAAAAAGGTGCCGAAATTCTTTTAGGAGGTTCAGAGATTGATGGAAAAGGATTCTTCTATCAACCAACAATTCTTAAAAACATTGAACCTAACATGAGGATTGCAACAGAAGAAACATTTGGACCAGTAGCGCCTATCACAGTAGTTGAAAATGAGAGTGAGGCAATCAAATTAGCTAATGAAAGTGAATTTGGTTTAGGTGCCAGTATATGGACAAAAGATCTTGCTAAGGCAGATAAAATGTCAAGAAGAATAGATTCAGGAATTGTAAGTGTAAATAATGTAGTAATTTCAGATCCTAGAATTCCATTTGGCGGAATAAAACATAGTGGATTTGGAAGAGAACTATCAAGATACGGAATGCTTGAATTTGTAAATTTAAAATCGGTCAGATTTTACGATAATCTAACACATCATCATTACGTAGAATAG
- a CDS encoding PUA domain-containing protein — protein sequence MEQILKLQYSLDALFGNGVSKHLPKNIEMTFSRKTGRIRTVLHDGRILCTLRIDGGLAISPYFAQILLKSKAFKENCVEINQDAAPFVMEGKSVFCKHVIWCGNKVRISADTPILFKDRVIAVGKAVLSHEMISDFNRGVAIKVRDSLKSPKGEIES from the coding sequence ATGGAACAAATTCTTAAACTTCAGTATTCGCTTGATGCATTATTTGGAAATGGCGTTTCAAAGCATCTACCAAAAAATATTGAAATGACATTTTCACGAAAGACTGGAAGAATACGAACTGTTTTACATGATGGAAGAATATTGTGCACTTTGAGAATAGATGGTGGTTTAGCAATTAGCCCTTACTTTGCACAAATTTTACTAAAAAGTAAAGCATTCAAAGAAAATTGTGTTGAGATTAACCAGGATGCTGCACCTTTTGTAATGGAAGGCAAATCGGTATTTTGTAAGCATGTGATTTGGTGTGGAAATAAAGTAAGAATTTCTGCTGATACTCCAATATTGTTTAAAGACAGAGTCATTGCAGTTGGCAAAGCTGTCTTATCCCATGAGATGATATCTGATTTTAATAGAGGTGTGGCAATTAAGGTCAGAGATAGTTTAAAAAGTCCTAAAGGGGAAATAGAATCATGA
- a CDS encoding 2,5-diamino-6-(ribosylamino)-4(3H)-pyrimidinone 5'-phosphate reductase has product MVKSRPHVTLSAATSIDGKIATDTGDSKLSSKQDSVRLHKLRSQVDAILVGKNTVLIDDPMLTVRHIKGKNPIRIILDSKGSISKNSKIIQTSNKIPTIIAVSHQISKSNLDKLKKFPIDIIVAGNDSINIKLLLKKLSDKKIKSVLVEGGGIINWEFIKYDLFDDLIITLSPFLIGGKNAVSLIEGDGFKKISNSPNLRLKHIKRLKNHLVLKYSKV; this is encoded by the coding sequence ATGGTAAAATCTAGACCCCATGTAACTTTGAGTGCTGCAACATCTATTGATGGAAAAATTGCTACTGATACAGGAGATTCAAAACTATCATCAAAGCAAGATAGTGTTAGATTACACAAACTAAGATCTCAAGTAGATGCAATACTTGTAGGAAAAAATACTGTTTTAATTGATGATCCTATGCTAACTGTTCGCCACATTAAAGGTAAAAACCCAATTAGGATTATTTTAGATTCTAAAGGAAGTATATCTAAAAATTCAAAAATAATTCAAACAAGTAACAAAATACCAACAATTATAGCTGTATCACATCAAATTAGTAAATCAAATCTTGATAAACTCAAAAAATTCCCTATCGATATAATTGTTGCAGGAAATGATTCTATTAATATTAAATTATTATTAAAAAAACTTTCAGATAAAAAAATTAAATCAGTTTTAGTTGAAGGAGGTGGAATCATTAATTGGGAATTTATAAAATATGATCTTTTTGATGACTTGATTATTACTTTGTCCCCATTTCTAATTGGAGGAAAAAATGCTGTATCTCTAATTGAGGGAGATGGTTTTAAAAAAATCTCAAATTCACCTAATCTACGTCTTAAACATATCAAGAGGCTCAAAAACCACCTTGTGTTGAAATATTCAAAAGTGTAA
- a CDS encoding transcription factor, whose amino-acid sequence MVDKYEDPFVRIASMIGGDEYLKVARSLLKAEDATDEEIASSTGLRINMVRKVLYDLFGKSLITGIRVKDERKGWFVYRWRTRREEVEHFIENQKKKIEERLQQRLDYENASDFYHCGNEDCPRVTFESALDGMFKCPSCGNVLNLKKNDKSKKAYSKKIDEIKKDMQQTF is encoded by the coding sequence TTGGTAGACAAATATGAAGATCCTTTTGTTAGAATCGCCTCCATGATCGGAGGAGATGAGTATCTCAAAGTTGCAAGATCATTACTCAAAGCCGAAGATGCAACTGATGAGGAAATTGCAAGCTCTACAGGTCTTAGAATCAATATGGTAAGAAAAGTATTGTATGATTTGTTTGGAAAATCACTAATTACCGGAATCAGAGTTAAAGATGAGAGAAAAGGATGGTTTGTCTACAGATGGAGAACTAGAAGAGAAGAGGTTGAACATTTCATTGAAAACCAAAAAAAGAAAATCGAGGAAAGATTACAGCAAAGATTAGATTATGAAAATGCTTCTGACTTTTATCATTGTGGAAATGAAGATTGCCCAAGAGTAACATTTGAGAGTGCACTTGATGGGATGTTCAAATGTCCTTCATGTGGCAATGTTTTGAATCTCAAGAAAAATGATAAATCTAAGAAAGCATATTCGAAGAAAATTGATGAGATAAAAAAAGATATGCAGCAGACATTTTGA
- the hflX gene encoding GTPase HflX — protein MKSAILITYDKEDSINEAKGLCDAAGYELVHIIQQDFLQKPKYGISGGVLERLEEISEKLRPDVIIFDEILKPSQNYNLASALHREILDREGLILEIFESRASSAESKLQVKLAQLRYEMARAKEKVRLANMGEQPGFMGIGKFEVDVYYNDIKHRMQTIRSKLEKAGKQRELHRQGRKRMGFKTISLAGYTSAGKTTLFNKVTGESRAQSKELFTTLTTTTRRVTIEQEPFLIADTVGFISKLPAYMIDAFKSTLEELTYTDIIILVIDISDSVFELKKKFSSCMRTLSELGVQKDKIVYVLNKNDLLKQNEVIRKIEILNLSENKKLISVSAKTGKNVKELKKLIKNISDSHNSYKFNKNSALGVKDTLGY, from the coding sequence ATGAAATCAGCAATTTTAATCACATATGATAAGGAAGATTCGATAAACGAGGCTAAGGGACTATGTGATGCTGCAGGATATGAATTAGTTCACATCATCCAACAAGATTTCCTACAAAAACCAAAGTATGGAATTAGTGGTGGAGTTTTAGAGAGACTAGAGGAAATATCAGAGAAACTTAGACCAGATGTAATCATATTTGATGAAATTTTAAAGCCAAGTCAAAATTATAATCTAGCCTCGGCATTACATCGAGAGATTTTGGACAGAGAAGGGTTAATTCTTGAGATTTTTGAAAGTAGAGCATCCAGTGCTGAATCAAAATTACAAGTAAAATTAGCTCAATTGCGATATGAGATGGCTAGAGCAAAAGAGAAAGTTCGTCTAGCAAATATGGGAGAGCAACCAGGTTTTATGGGAATTGGAAAGTTTGAGGTAGATGTGTACTATAATGATATCAAACATAGAATGCAGACAATAAGATCTAAACTTGAAAAAGCAGGAAAACAACGAGAACTTCATAGACAAGGAAGAAAGAGAATGGGATTCAAAACTATTTCTCTAGCAGGATATACATCTGCAGGAAAAACAACATTGTTTAATAAAGTAACAGGTGAATCAAGAGCTCAAAGTAAAGAACTGTTTACAACACTAACTACTACAACACGAAGAGTAACAATTGAACAGGAACCATTTTTAATTGCAGATACAGTTGGATTCATCAGTAAACTACCTGCATACATGATTGATGCATTCAAATCAACATTAGAAGAACTAACATACACAGACATCATTATTCTAGTAATTGATATTAGTGATTCTGTATTTGAATTAAAAAAGAAATTTTCTAGTTGTATGCGAACGTTGAGTGAATTGGGTGTTCAGAAAGATAAGATAGTTTATGTATTAAACAAAAATGATTTGTTAAAACAAAATGAAGTTATTCGAAAAATTGAAATACTTAATTTATCTGAAAATAAAAAACTGATTTCAGTTTCAGCAAAAACAGGTAAAAATGTAAAGGAGTTGAAAAAACTAATAAAAAATATTTCAGATAGTCATAATTCATACAAATTCAATAAAAATTCAGCTTTAGGAGTTAAAGATACACTTGGTTATTGA
- a CDS encoding proteasome assembly chaperone 4 has protein sequence MNSPDGFFQKTVNLESRNFFLQIQKFENGYFISITEGSKKIGSIVASLATGPTPITTTVIPARTDSLFLKLVAERISTRMRGIALVSVFIQKELETDTAKALMSEIMEMIENE, from the coding sequence TTGAACTCTCCAGATGGATTTTTCCAGAAAACGGTAAATTTGGAGAGCCGTAACTTCTTTTTACAAATTCAAAAATTTGAAAATGGATATTTTATTTCAATAACTGAAGGTTCTAAAAAAATTGGTTCAATTGTTGCTTCTTTAGCCACAGGACCCACCCCAATTACTACTACTGTTATTCCTGCAAGAACTGACTCTCTTTTCTTAAAACTCGTAGCTGAACGCATAAGTACTAGAATGCGAGGAATTGCTTTAGTTTCAGTATTCATTCAAAAAGAACTGGAAACAGATACTGCAAAAGCCTTAATGTCTGAAATTATGGAAATGATTGAAAATGAGTGA
- a CDS encoding phosphate uptake regulator PhoU: MEEREETRKIQFTGKSSYIVSLPKQWIMELGLKQGDQIRMVRKGSSTLELYPPKFESRIQKKDDAVIEIDGEEKDSSIIRKLISLYFLGFKTINVKPKNGRLSPNQRNTVKEAVKRMLMGSEIISDSSGGITVQVLVNLLELSVDGAFKRMIHLAKSMSSDAILAVKENNLELAQEVINTDDEVDRFGFYIIRQLKIAIQNEHMLKEMGFRNARNCLGYRLVVKNIERAGDHASFIAKDLLEFKKPVKKEILDKLQDMNEFCLSVLDESCLALFKEDYVQAEKTIEKTAEIAKYEKKVRDASKSLKDDEEIYRIRRMSENIRRVSEYASDIAEIVLNMNIEKVLKKTE, encoded by the coding sequence ATGGAAGAAAGAGAGGAAACAAGGAAAATTCAATTTACTGGGAAATCATCTTACATAGTTTCACTTCCAAAACAATGGATTATGGAGTTAGGGCTAAAACAAGGGGATCAAATCAGGATGGTAAGAAAAGGGTCATCAACTTTAGAACTATATCCTCCAAAATTTGAATCTCGCATTCAAAAAAAAGATGATGCAGTAATTGAAATAGATGGAGAAGAAAAAGATTCCTCAATTATTAGAAAATTAATTTCGTTGTATTTTCTTGGATTTAAGACAATTAATGTTAAACCAAAAAATGGTAGATTAAGTCCCAATCAAAGGAATACTGTAAAAGAAGCAGTAAAAAGAATGCTAATGGGTTCAGAAATTATTTCTGATTCTAGCGGAGGAATAACAGTTCAAGTTCTTGTAAACCTATTAGAATTATCAGTTGATGGTGCCTTTAAGCGAATGATACATTTGGCAAAATCAATGTCTAGCGATGCAATTTTAGCTGTTAAAGAAAATAATCTAGAATTGGCACAAGAAGTGATCAATACAGATGATGAAGTAGATAGATTTGGATTTTACATTATTCGTCAATTAAAGATAGCAATACAAAATGAACATATGCTAAAAGAGATGGGATTCAGAAATGCAAGAAATTGTCTTGGATACAGACTGGTTGTAAAAAATATTGAGAGGGCAGGAGATCACGCATCATTTATTGCAAAAGATCTTTTAGAGTTTAAAAAACCAGTTAAAAAAGAGATTTTAGATAAGCTTCAAGATATGAATGAATTTTGTTTATCAGTATTGGATGAATCATGTCTGGCTTTATTCAAAGAAGATTATGTACAAGCAGAAAAAACTATTGAAAAAACAGCTGAGATTGCCAAATATGAGAAAAAAGTAAGGGATGCTTCAAAATCATTGAAAGATGATGAGGAAATTTATAGGATAAGAAGAATGTCTGAGAATATTAGAAGAGTTTCTGAATATGCTAGTGATATAGCAGAAATTGTATTGAATATGAATATTGAAAAAGTATTGAAAAAAACGGAATGA
- a CDS encoding DUF5679 domain-containing protein, which produces MDKWADYLISEVSYDSEHLINVALRHQETKQGITKGKPVDRLTIASDIKNGLVYITIYSGKNSWKKGHKIETFSIKGTPYLRIDGNKVKLDYLGDIQEFPIPKSELTEKLESPPEPVTEPEPPSSPRGSLPKDSTEELPQELDLAPEPVTEPEEEDATPEQLARLEQLEKQIEKLESPPEPVTEPEPPSSPRGSLPKDSTEELPQELDLAPEPVTEPEEEEATPEQLSQLNELQQQIDDLENILSANSISTSEPEEEEATPEQLSQLNELQQQIDELEKILSSKLNPTKEPSTKSTSKAKKSSKSTDKKIEQKIIKTLQKQNQKLDEIENKLHKSTTEKTTDSSPLDAYCVKCKSKRIIENPKDTTMKNGRPAIRGICSVCKCKVFRIIKKKK; this is translated from the coding sequence ATGGATAAATGGGCTGACTATTTAATTTCTGAAGTCAGTTATGATTCTGAGCATTTGATCAATGTTGCACTACGGCATCAAGAAACAAAACAAGGCATTACAAAAGGAAAACCTGTAGATCGTCTAACAATTGCATCTGATATTAAAAATGGTTTAGTCTACATCACAATTTACAGTGGAAAAAATTCTTGGAAAAAAGGGCATAAAATTGAAACATTTTCAATTAAAGGTACTCCGTATCTCAGAATTGATGGAAATAAAGTAAAACTAGATTACCTTGGTGACATACAAGAATTCCCAATTCCTAAATCTGAATTAACCGAAAAATTAGAATCACCACCAGAACCCGTCACTGAACCAGAACCACCTTCCAGTCCTAGAGGCTCATTGCCAAAAGATTCAACTGAAGAGCTTCCTCAAGAACTTGATCTTGCACCAGAACCCGTCACTGAACCAGAAGAGGAAGATGCAACTCCTGAACAACTAGCTAGATTAGAACAATTAGAAAAACAAATTGAGAAATTAGAATCACCACCAGAACCCGTCACTGAACCAGAACCACCTTCCAGTCCTAGAGGCTCATTGCCAAAAGATTCAACTGAAGAGCTTCCTCAAGAACTTGATCTTGCACCAGAACCCGTCACTGAACCAGAAGAGGAAGAAGCAACTCCTGAACAATTATCTCAATTAAATGAATTACAACAACAAATTGATGACTTGGAAAATATCTTATCTGCCAATTCTATATCTACATCTGAACCAGAAGAGGAAGAAGCAACTCCTGAACAATTATCTCAATTAAATGAATTACAACAACAAATTGATGAGTTAGAAAAAATCTTATCATCCAAACTAAATCCCACTAAGGAACCCTCTACCAAATCAACTTCTAAGGCTAAAAAATCCTCAAAATCAACAGATAAAAAAATTGAACAAAAAATTATCAAAACATTACAAAAACAAAATCAAAAACTTGATGAGATTGAGAATAAACTCCATAAATCAACTACTGAAAAAACTACAGACTCCAGTCCACTTGATGCATATTGTGTAAAATGTAAATCTAAAAGAATCATTGAGAATCCTAAAGATACAACTATGAAAAATGGTAGGCCAGCAATACGTGGAATATGTTCAGTTTGTAAATGTAAAGTATTTAGAATTATTAAAAAGAAAAAATAA
- a CDS encoding nascent polypeptide-associated complex protein — protein MMRGGGNREMRRMMDKMGLDMNELSNVQEVIIKTDKKEIIITKPAVTEMKAKDNSIFTVTANSYEERELEVPIYSEEDIQLVSQQAGVDEEKAKNALEEAKGDLARAILLLTTG, from the coding sequence ATGATGCGTGGAGGCGGAAATCGCGAAATGCGAAGGATGATGGATAAGATGGGTCTAGATATGAATGAATTATCAAATGTTCAAGAAGTTATAATTAAGACTGATAAAAAAGAGATCATTATCACAAAACCTGCAGTTACTGAAATGAAAGCAAAGGACAACTCAATTTTTACAGTAACTGCCAATAGCTATGAAGAAAGAGAATTAGAGGTTCCAATTTACTCTGAAGAGGATATTCAACTTGTTAGCCAACAAGCTGGAGTTGATGAAGAAAAGGCTAAAAATGCTTTAGAGGAAGCCAAGGGCGATCTTGCTAGAGCAATCTTACTTTTAACAACTGGATAA
- a CDS encoding UbiD family decarboxylase: MSDLRNYISQVKKIHDLKTVKTKVSTKYEIAGITAKVDGSYAVLFENIKESNFQLVANLVGTRKRFALVVGGNENNIHEKIIAAIKKAKKPKIITSGKFMENKSKNLLSMPIVTHFEKESGPFITSSVAYAKNPETGKQNSSFHRLMPIDKTHFSIRMVEGRHLHRCFVDAKEHGEDLKIAITVGVHPAISIAGAYQAEWGKDEIDIANSLLGGKLTLTKLPFSGLNVPSGSEFVMEGKILRDKTHPEWMVEMLQTYDHKRSQPVFELENMFFRNNPIFHDVLSGYSEHRLLMGMPIESKLNGELKKSFPQTLQVSMTNGGCNWLHAVVQIKKQNDSEPKKIIKKTFESHRSLKQVTVVDEDIDPNSAESVEYAMATRFQADKDLVILKNVRGSSLDPSSDQKKLQTAKMGIDATRSLSKRPEGFELAKIPKIDKINLKKYLK, from the coding sequence ATGAGTGATTTAAGAAATTATATTTCTCAAGTTAAAAAGATTCACGATCTCAAAACTGTAAAAACAAAGGTTTCGACCAAATATGAGATTGCTGGAATTACTGCTAAAGTTGATGGCTCATATGCTGTTTTATTTGAAAATATTAAAGAAAGTAATTTTCAATTAGTTGCCAATTTGGTTGGAACGAGAAAAAGATTTGCTTTGGTAGTTGGAGGAAATGAAAATAATATCCATGAAAAAATTATTGCGGCAATTAAAAAAGCTAAAAAACCAAAAATTATCACCTCGGGAAAATTCATGGAAAACAAGTCAAAAAATTTGCTTTCCATGCCTATTGTAACTCATTTTGAAAAAGAATCAGGTCCTTTTATCACATCTTCTGTAGCATATGCCAAAAATCCTGAAACTGGAAAACAAAACTCCTCATTTCATAGATTAATGCCAATTGATAAAACTCATTTTTCTATCCGAATGGTTGAAGGACGACATCTTCACAGGTGTTTTGTTGATGCTAAAGAACATGGGGAAGATCTCAAAATCGCAATTACTGTAGGTGTTCATCCAGCAATTTCTATTGCAGGTGCATATCAAGCTGAATGGGGAAAAGATGAGATTGATATTGCAAATTCACTTTTGGGTGGAAAACTAACTTTAACAAAACTTCCTTTTTCAGGATTGAATGTACCATCAGGTTCAGAATTTGTAATGGAAGGAAAAATTCTTCGCGATAAAACTCATCCTGAATGGATGGTTGAAATGCTTCAAACATATGATCATAAAAGATCTCAACCTGTTTTTGAACTTGAAAATATGTTCTTTAGAAATAATCCTATTTTTCATGATGTTCTTTCGGGATATTCTGAGCATAGATTACTTATGGGAATGCCAATTGAATCAAAGCTAAATGGTGAACTGAAAAAATCTTTTCCTCAAACACTACAAGTCTCTATGACTAATGGTGGATGTAATTGGCTACATGCAGTTGTTCAAATTAAAAAGCAAAATGATTCTGAACCTAAAAAAATAATCAAAAAAACATTTGAATCCCATCGTTCATTAAAACAAGTAACTGTAGTAGATGAAGATATTGATCCAAATAGTGCAGAATCAGTTGAATATGCAATGGCTACAAGATTTCAGGCTGACAAAGATCTAGTAATTCTTAAGAATGTACGTGGCTCAAGTCTTGATCCTTCAAGTGACCAAAAAAAATTACAAACTGCTAAAATGGGAATTGATGCAACGCGTTCTCTGTCTAAACGTCCAGAAGGTTTTGAATTGGCGAAAATCCCAAAAATTGATAAAATTAACCTAAAAAAATATCTCAAATAA